The Ruminococcaceae bacterium KH2T8 genomic sequence ATGATAGCGGGGAAGTAGATGATCCCTGTAATGGTATGGTGATTGTCAGCTCTGGATCCATGAGCATAGTAAAGATAAGTTACAGCTAAGAGTAGTATTGTTGATGTGCATGCAATCATACGAGAATGCTTTTTGATGTAATCTTTAAGACCGTGTTCTTTGGCAATCAATCCCAATGCAAGGATCGGCTGCATTCTGAGCGCATAGTCGAGATAATACGGCTTTGTGATAGGAGCATATTGATATATCACGCCGATTATTCCAAGAATAACCGCAAGGCTCATCAAGGCAACTTTATTCTTGCGTGAGATGATGTTCAAGATCCAGAAGATCAGTGTAGCAACCGTAAAGAACGGCATAAACCATAGTGCACCTACCAAAAATCCTCTCGGGTTATACACAAGAGTATCTGTAATCCTCTTTTTGATGTCTTCGTTACTGTACATACCTGTTAGCTGGAGCTTGGTATATATCGGAAGTAAAATGAATGATCCCCAAGTGAATAGCGTTGTAGGAATATACTGATGTCTCAATATGCTCCAGAGTCTCTTTTTGATCGGTCTATCTTTGTAAATGTAGCCGGAGCAGTAGAAGAATACCGGCAAATGGAATATGTATACGAATTTCAAGATGAAGTTAGGAACTGTGCCCTGAAATGCATCTGTATTACATGCGTGTCCGATAACAACAGCAATGATCGCGATTGCTTTTATTATGTCTATCGAATTGTCTCTGGTCTTGGTTGAAGTGCTCATGCATATAAGTATATAAGAAAACTATTACTGTTGGTTACCGAATTTCCATTTTTACCTGTTAAGCCTTATAATCTTCAAGGACGATAATAGCAGGAGTCATTTAGCATGGATAAGATCACATTGAAGAATCCCGATAGTAGACAGAGTACAGTGTATTCTGTAATCTGCGCTGTTCTATCATTTTGTGCATGTCTTGCTATCGTATCGATGCTCAAGGATAATAATGATCTATATTCATTCTCCAACAGTATCATTGCTCTGCCTGCTTTTGTGGGATGCTACTTTTCGATAAGCAGGGCATTTAAGGAAAGAGGTAGAGTTTTAGTTGTTAGTATAATTCTGGGGTTTATGCTTTCTGCGTCGCAGATATTCGGTAAGAATCTTCTTCGAACAGACTGTACTGATTGTCAGAACATCAAAGTATGGTTGGCTATCCTTGGACTGACGCCTTTGTTTGCATCTCTGTTGGTAAATCTATATTTGTTTATAGATAAGAAAAAGATACTCAATTCAACTTATAAGCTGTCTCACAACAAGTTGTTCCTGATTTCCTGGCTGATCATATTTGCTGCCTGGCTTCCGGCACTTTTTGCATCTTACCCCGGTGTATATGCATATGACTGTATCTTTGAGGTTCGCTTTGCACTCCGAGATGAAGTTACCATGCATCATCCAATTGTCCATACACTTATGGTCAAATGGTTCGTTGTGGATCTGGGAGAAAAGATGCTTGGCAGCAGGGAATTGGGATTCTTCTGGTACTGTATCGTTCAGATGTTGGCATTATCAGGATCGATGGCGTTTGCCCTCAGATACCTGATCAAGAGAAAGACCAATAAGGTATTCTGCTTTGTTGTTTTTCTGATATTTGCTTTCTTACCTGTAAACCCTCTCATGGGAATTGCAGGCACCAAGGATATCCTATTCTCTGCATTTGGTCTATTTAGTGGGGTTTTCTTCTGTGAGATAGTCGACAGGGCAGAGAAGGCTGATTGGAAACAGTATCTCGGACTCGGAATATTCATTTTTCTGACAATGCTGTTCAGGAATCAGGGGTTCTATGTTTTCCTGGTTGTAATGCCGGTCAGCATATTGCTCCTCAAGAAGAGAAGACTGATAACTACTATAACTACGATAATTGTAACTGTAGTATATCTGATATTCTCAGGACCTTTTACTGCTAATGTGCTTCATGGAGTCAGTCCCGATTACCTTAAGAAGGAGTATTTCAGTGTTCCGTGTATGCAGATGATGAGAGCATACCACGATGAGAAGCGTGTTATGACCCCTGAGCAGGTCGAATATGTTGAATCCCTTATCTTGAGTTATGAGGATGATGGTGCAGGTCGACTTGGTATAGCTGATATTTACAAGAATTGGTTCAATGTGGGTTTGTGTTTTGAGGATCCGATGCGCTTTGTTACGATGTGGTTCGATATCGGAATGGATCACACGGTAGATTATATTGATGCATGGGGCAGACTAACGATCGGTCTTTGGTATTCTGATATGAATTACAGAGACCCTGAGGCATTCCATCCTTATTGGGAGTACATTATGTCTACTGGTGATACTCAGGAGTATGTTATTCTCGAGAGAACGACTCCTCAAAGTTTACAAGGCTTATCCGATTGGTACGATAACTTTACTTATCAAGATCCATATCAGAATATCCCGGTAGTTTCTATGCTCTTTAGTTCCGGAATCTACTTCTGGGTTATGATGATCTATGTAGGATGGTGTATCAACAAGAAGAAGTATAACTACTTACTGGTGGCAGCATTCCCATTTGTATACTGGCTTACGACCCTTCTAGGTCCAGTTGTTGTATTCAGATATGTGTATCTGCTTGCATTGGATGACGTGTTGATGCTCGGTATCATGTTCAATTCATCTGATGAGACTGCTACCACTTATGCAGTTGCCGATGAGTCTGCCGGAGGTTCCAAGTGAGCCCGATTTCCGTGATCAGGGAGAAGTCAAATCTTATAAGCTTCGTTTTGAGCGCATTGGCAACAATGTTCTTGGGGTATGCGATCAAGGATTCGGGGGAATGGTTCACATACTCCAACAGTTTCATAACGATTCCTGTGTTAATCGGTGGATTCTTATCTATCAGGTCGTTTGGGGGATTAGAGCGAAGGACTAAGATCAGTAGTCTTGTTGTAGGTTTTTTCTTTGCCGCCTCACAGGTGTTCGGTAAGAACCTTCTTTTATATGATCGAAGTGAATGTAAGAATATCAAGGTCTGGCTTGCGATATTATTCCTTACACCTTTATTTGCTTCATTGATAGGGCATCTGTTTGCACTTATCGATCGCAGGGCATCCATGACATCGTACAAGATGTCGTCTTACAAGGTGTTCTTCTTGTACTGGGCATTGATATTTGTATTGTGGCTTCCGGTACTGTTTGTAGCTTATCCCGGAGTCTACGGCTACGATTGTGTTTATCAGATCAACTATTGCAAAGCGGAGATGATCAATCTCAAGCATCCGATAGCGCATTCTTTGATGCTCTATTTCTTCGTGATCAGGCTTGGTGACCAAGTCTTTCATGATAAGGAATTCGGATATTTTCTTTATTCGATACTTCAGATGTTGATCTTATCAGGATCTATGGCTTATTCGATCAAGTATCTGGTAAGAAAAGGTGTCCCCAGGTGGTTCTTGGTAACTGTTCTTGTCCTGTTTGCACTTTTACCAGTTAATCCGATAATGGGTATGTCTTCTACAAAAGATGTTCTTTATGCGGCGTTCGGTTTGGTATATACAGTGTTACTTCTTGAGATCTTGGAGGCTAAGAAGATCAGTAAGCTCAACGTGGTGTTGATGGCAATCGCATTACTGCTTACCATGACCTTCAGGAGCCAGGGATTCTATGTATTCATAGCTATGGTACCTGTTGTCCTGTTCCTGCTTAAGGGGAAGAGAGTAAAGACGTTGATTCTGGCAATTGTGATCACGATTGTATATCTGCTTTATTCAGGACCGTTTACGACCAAAGTATTGCATGGGATAAAATACGACTATTCCAAGCAGGAATACTTTAGCGTTCCTTGCATGCAACTTATGAGAGTATTTCATAATGAGGAGGGAGCACTAAGTACTGATCAGGCGCAGAAGATAGCTTCTTATATTCCTAATTATGAGTACGACGGAGCTCATGGCGTAGCTGATCCGTATAAGAATGGTATGGACGTAACTTCAATTTCGGAAGCCCCCATGGAATTTGCTAAGCTGTGGTGGGATGTTGGTGTAAATAACTCGGTTGACTATATAGATGCCTGGGGTAGGTTGACGATCGGCCTTTGGTATTCCGATATGAACTACTGGGACATTGGATCTTGGCACTATTATTGGGAATACGATATGGTTAGAGAGAATCCTGAAGTTTTTGATATCCTCGAGCGTCGAACTCCTCCGGCTCTTCAGGGGATGTCAGATTTATACCGGGAATGGTCTAACGAGAACACATATCAGAAAATCCCGCTTGTGCCTCTGCTAGTTAGTTCGGGAGTATACTTCTGGTGTATCGTACTCTTTGGAGTATGGTGTGTGATAAAGAAGAAGCATCAGTATCTTATTATTGCAGCCTATCCTGTGATCTATTGGCTTACGATGTTATTGGGACCGGTTGTTCTTTATAGGTATGTATATATATTGGCATTGATAATACCAATAATGTTTGGCGTGATGATCACGGCAGCTTCGGATAAACAAAGAGCTTCGGAAGATTGATCCGAAGCTCTTACAATATGTTCGTTCTTTAGATAATTAGTCTTTGTGATGCTGACTGATGTTGATAAGTGTCATCTCGAAGTCCTGTCTGTTCTTCTGCTGGATATTAGCAAGGATAAGTCCCGAGAAGAGTGAGATGATCGCAGTGATGAATGTGAATCCGCAGACGATAAGAGTAGGGAAACGTTCTACCAGCCCTGTGCTGATATAGTCAGCGAATACGGGAATGAAGAATCCTACGCTGATCAGCGTAAGGATAAGTGATACGATCGAGAAGAACTGCATGGGTTTGTAGTTTCTGAAGAGTCTGATGATAGTGAAGAGGACCTTCATACCATCAGAATAAGTATTGAGCTTGGACTCACTGCCTTCAGGTCTGTCTCTGTATTCAATAACTGTGTTCTCAACGAAGAGATTCTTATCGATAGCATGGATACTCATCTCTGTCTCGATTTCGAATCCTCTGGAGAGAACGGGGAACGTCTTAACAAACTGATAGCTGAATGCTCTGTAACCCGTCATGATGTCCTTGATGTCACTCTTGAAGAGAAGATTGATACTTCCCTTAACGAGGGAGTTACCGAAGTTATGGAACGGACGCTTGTTTTCTTCGAAGTATGTAGAGGAGAGTCTGTCACCGACTACCATATCCACATGTCTTGTGAGTACTTTATCTGCCATCTCTCTGGCTGACTCAGCCGGATATGTATCGTCACCGTCTACCATTATGTAGCACTCGGCATCGATCTCACGGAACATTCTTCTGATAACGTTACCCTTGCCCTGCTGATATTCATGGCGAACTACTGCTCCTGCATCCGCTGCTATCTGAGCAGTATTATCGGAAGAATTATTATCGTATACGTATATGACTGCCTCAGGGAGGGCGGCCTTAAAATCCTTAACCACTTTCTCGATCGTCTTGCTCTCGTTATAGCAAGGTATCAGTACAGCAATAGTATCCATTTCTAGTATTCCTTAGTAAGTTTTTCTTTATGAATCTGTTCTATTATATCAGTATATATAGAAAAAACACCTGATGATGCTTATTTGCTCTCTATGGCGGATAACATATTTTGAAGATTGCTTAGTGATTCTTCGCGGATCTTTCCTTGGAGAGCGGTCATTGCTCGTTGCATCTTGCTGTATTCTTCATTTGTCATGCTGCAGGCTCTTTGAATTGCTTCATCCATGTGGCCTTCTGTATAGAGAATGCTGTTTTCCGACGTGAAGCCGTAGTATGAAGCACAGCGTTCCTCGATAATTGCAGGTTTAGAAAATCCAAGAGCCAGCTGCTTGCTTCCGGTTGTTCTGCATGTGCTGAACTCATCTAAGAGGTGTGATTTAAGATTGATTGATATA encodes the following:
- a CDS encoding Fucose 4-O-acetylase produces the protein MSTSTKTRDNSIDIIKAIAIIAVVIGHACNTDAFQGTVPNFILKFVYIFHLPVFFYCSGYIYKDRPIKKRLWSILRHQYIPTTLFTWGSFILLPIYTKLQLTGMYSNEDIKKRITDTLVYNPRGFLVGALWFMPFFTVATLIFWILNIISRKNKVALMSLAVILGIIGVIYQYAPITKPYYLDYALRMQPILALGLIAKEHGLKDYIKKHSRMIACTSTILLLAVTYLYYAHGSRADNHHTITGIIYFPAIILGIAFCSSLAELISTSRINGYVTYIGQHTFIIMAMHFHAFKLVDLILSKVFNQNYDMTLFPVSNPVWYARCLYAVVGICVPLIVITGLRRIISLIRQDSAK
- a CDS encoding Glycosyltransferase involved in cell wall bisynthesis; the encoded protein is MDTIAVLIPCYNESKTIEKVVKDFKAALPEAVIYVYDNNSSDNTAQIAADAGAVVRHEYQQGKGNVIRRMFREIDAECYIMVDGDDTYPAESAREMADKVLTRHVDMVVGDRLSSTYFEENKRPFHNFGNSLVKGSINLLFKSDIKDIMTGYRAFSYQFVKTFPVLSRGFEIETEMSIHAIDKNLFVENTVIEYRDRPEGSESKLNTYSDGMKVLFTIIRLFRNYKPMQFFSIVSLILTLISVGFFIPVFADYISTGLVERFPTLIVCGFTFITAIISLFSGLILANIQQKNRQDFEMTLINISQHHKD